The Fructilactobacillus ixorae genome has a window encoding:
- the rpiA gene encoding ribose-5-phosphate isomerase RpiA yields the protein MDSEAIKHQKAQVGQEAVQYIEDGMVIGIGSGSTMWYMVEALGKRVQTGLNIIGVPTSYATRKHAAQLGIPLKTVDEVDHIDLTIDGADQIDAQYQGIKGGGASHLMEKIVATNSTKNMWIVDESKMVPAFNYPVPVEVIPYGSKQLERRLAQMELQPRLRKNPAGEFVTTDSNNYIIDLYLDPLTDPIRLANQLNPLVGIIEHGLFLDMVNTIIVQHEQGPEVINVR from the coding sequence ATGGATAGCGAAGCAATTAAACACCAAAAAGCACAAGTTGGCCAAGAAGCGGTCCAATACATTGAAGATGGAATGGTCATCGGCATCGGAAGCGGCTCCACCATGTGGTACATGGTCGAAGCCCTTGGTAAACGAGTTCAAACCGGGTTAAACATTATTGGCGTACCAACTTCCTACGCCACCCGTAAACACGCGGCACAACTAGGAATTCCGTTAAAAACCGTTGATGAAGTTGATCACATCGACCTCACGATTGACGGCGCAGATCAAATTGACGCCCAGTACCAAGGGATTAAGGGTGGGGGCGCTTCCCATTTAATGGAAAAGATTGTTGCCACCAACTCAACCAAAAACATGTGGATCGTTGACGAAAGCAAAATGGTCCCGGCCTTTAACTATCCGGTGCCCGTCGAGGTCATTCCCTACGGCAGTAAGCAACTCGAACGACGCTTAGCACAGATGGAGCTTCAGCCCCGCCTCCGCAAAAATCCGGCGGGTGAATTTGTAACCACTGATTCTAACAACTATATTATTGATTTATATCTAGATCCCCTCACCGACCCCATTCGGTTAGCTAACCAACTAAATCCCCTGGTTGGGATCATTGAACACGGCCTCTTCTTGGACATGGTCAACACCATTATTGTGCAACACGAACAAGGTCCGGAGGTCATTAACGTCCGCTAA
- a CDS encoding dUTP diphosphatase, whose amino-acid sequence MKRGFEVITSAAQAGLKLPQRATKQAAGYDLASSQTVVLPSVWKLGLLRALKLIRKGRQLTTAERAAASTDLQPYLVPTGIKAYMQPNEVLIIANRSSNPLKRNLILPNGIGVIDADYYNNANNEGEIFVQLINWGICDRTIHKGDRIAQGIFMPYLLADQEATPTATRTGGFGSSGY is encoded by the coding sequence ATGAAACGAGGGTTTGAAGTTATCACCAGCGCAGCCCAAGCCGGCTTAAAATTACCGCAACGCGCTACCAAGCAAGCGGCCGGGTATGACCTGGCTAGTTCCCAAACGGTCGTGTTACCGTCCGTGTGGAAATTGGGGTTATTGCGGGCGCTCAAGCTGATTCGAAAGGGACGACAGCTAACCACGGCGGAGCGTGCGGCAGCAAGCACGGACCTACAGCCTTACCTGGTTCCGACTGGAATAAAGGCGTATATGCAACCAAACGAAGTGCTAATCATTGCCAACCGGTCCAGTAATCCGTTGAAACGGAACCTGATTCTTCCAAACGGAATTGGAGTGATTGATGCGGACTACTATAATAATGCTAACAACGAAGGTGAAATCTTCGTGCAACTAATCAACTGGGGGATTTGCGACCGAACGATTCACAAGGGCGATCGGATTGCCCAGGGAATTTTCATGCCCTACTTACTGGCTGACCAGGAGGCCACACCAACGGCCACGAGAACCGGGGGCTTTGGTTCGTCGGGGTATTAG
- the radA gene encoding DNA repair protein RadA: MSKTITQFVCANCGYISPSYLGRCPNCGEWNTFTEETKSKSDSTSGAKTRVSLHGNRVTPQLITEVDAQDAPRYQIQSAELNRVLGGGIVPGSLVLIGGDPGIGKSTLLLQVSGQLAMLGKRVLYVTGEESADQVKMRSDRLHITTNERVYVFPETDMTAVRDAIADLKPDVVIVDSVQTMQEGDVDSAIGSVSQVRGVTTDLMGIAKTNNITVFIVGHVTKGGALAGPKTLEHMVDTVLYFEGDKHHSYRLLRAVKNRFGSTNELGIFEMADQGLQEVQNPSEIFLEERLQNATGSAIVVAMEGTRPILVELQALITPSVFGNAQRTATGVDRNRVSLIMAVLEKRAGLLLQNQDAYVKAAGGVKLNEPALDLAMAVSIASSYENISTNPRECYVGELGLTGEVRRVDRIEQRIREAAKLGFVRILVPKHSLEGLTVPIGIEVVGVTTLKEALQLALPK; the protein is encoded by the coding sequence ATGAGTAAAACCATCACTCAATTTGTGTGTGCAAACTGTGGTTACATTTCTCCTAGTTACTTAGGTCGTTGTCCTAACTGTGGGGAGTGGAATACGTTTACAGAAGAAACAAAGTCCAAATCCGACTCGACTAGTGGAGCAAAGACGCGGGTTTCTCTGCACGGCAACCGGGTGACTCCACAACTGATCACCGAGGTGGATGCCCAGGATGCGCCTCGCTATCAGATTCAATCCGCAGAACTAAACCGGGTCCTTGGGGGTGGAATCGTGCCCGGCTCCCTTGTCTTAATTGGGGGCGATCCCGGCATTGGAAAGTCGACCTTACTCCTGCAAGTGTCTGGCCAGTTAGCAATGCTGGGAAAACGGGTGTTGTACGTGACTGGGGAAGAAAGTGCGGACCAGGTGAAAATGCGGTCCGATCGCTTGCATATCACCACGAACGAGCGGGTGTATGTCTTTCCAGAAACCGACATGACGGCGGTCCGGGATGCCATTGCTGATTTAAAGCCAGACGTTGTCATCGTGGATTCGGTCCAAACCATGCAGGAGGGCGACGTTGACTCGGCGATTGGGTCGGTCTCACAGGTTCGGGGGGTCACCACTGACTTGATGGGGATTGCGAAGACCAATAACATCACCGTCTTTATCGTGGGGCACGTCACCAAGGGGGGCGCGCTTGCGGGGCCGAAAACCTTGGAACACATGGTGGACACGGTGCTGTATTTTGAGGGCGATAAGCACCATTCCTACCGTCTGTTACGGGCGGTTAAGAACCGGTTTGGATCGACTAACGAACTCGGGATTTTTGAAATGGCCGATCAGGGACTGCAGGAGGTTCAAAATCCCTCAGAAATTTTTCTGGAGGAACGCTTGCAAAATGCGACCGGTTCGGCCATTGTGGTGGCTATGGAAGGAACCCGGCCCATTTTGGTTGAACTCCAGGCCCTCATCACGCCGTCGGTCTTTGGAAATGCCCAACGGACGGCGACGGGCGTGGATCGCAACCGGGTGTCGTTGATCATGGCCGTGTTAGAAAAACGGGCCGGGTTACTACTCCAAAATCAGGATGCCTACGTTAAGGCCGCGGGTGGCGTGAAGTTAAATGAACCCGCGCTTGACCTAGCCATGGCCGTCAGCATTGCTTCCAGTTATGAAAATATCAGTACGAACCCACGTGAGTGTTACGTCGGTGAACTGGGGTTGACCGGAGAAGTTCGCCGGGTTGACCGGATCGAACAACGGATTCGAGAAGCCGCCAAACTGGGTTTTGTTCGGATTTTGGTGCCGAAGCATAGCTTGGAAGGACTCACCGTGCCGATCGGAATTGAAGTGGTCGGCGTTACCACCCTCAAAGAGGCGTTACAGCTCGCGCTTCCCAAGTAA
- the gltX gene encoding glutamate--tRNA ligase, whose amino-acid sequence MANDKIRVRYAPSPTGHLHIGNARTAIFNYLFARHYKGKFIIRIEDTDTKRNVQDGEKSQLENLKWLGIDWDEGPDLGGDYGPYRQSERKATYDPLIQQLLDEGKAYYSYKTEEELEAEREEQRARGVMPHYEYEYAGMTPKERQAAMDAAEAKGLKPVIRFRVPKHQTYEWDDMVKGHVSFDSDTIGGDFVIVKRDGMPTYNFAVVADDHNMAISHIFRGDDHVANTPKQLMIYEAFGWEAPKFGHMSLIISADTGKKLSKRDETVLQFIEQYRNLGYLPEALFNFIVLLGWSPVGEDEIYSEKQFIKMYDEKRLSKSPATFDNKKLEWINNRYVKDSDEDVVVDLALQQLIKAGNLPDNPDAKTIEWARKLIDVYRRQMSYMAQINEMAAVFFTEPDQVDGEALAELNNDTAPVVLREFAAKLRDLPLFDKVAILRTIKEVQKETGIKGRKLWMPIRIAVTHEMEGPELPESIELIGRTKALQHVDQTLTQLDAN is encoded by the coding sequence TTGGCTAACGATAAGATTCGGGTTCGCTACGCACCAAGCCCAACGGGGCACTTACACATTGGAAACGCACGAACTGCAATTTTCAACTATTTATTTGCTCGGCATTATAAAGGTAAATTCATCATTCGAATTGAAGATACCGATACGAAACGAAACGTGCAAGACGGCGAGAAAAGCCAGTTAGAGAACTTAAAGTGGCTCGGAATTGACTGGGATGAAGGTCCAGATTTAGGGGGCGACTATGGTCCCTACCGCCAATCAGAACGAAAGGCAACCTACGATCCGTTAATTCAGCAATTGTTGGATGAAGGCAAAGCCTACTATTCCTACAAAACAGAGGAAGAACTCGAAGCAGAACGGGAAGAACAGCGGGCACGGGGGGTAATGCCTCACTATGAATATGAATACGCGGGGATGACGCCAAAAGAACGGCAAGCAGCGATGGACGCAGCCGAAGCCAAGGGCTTAAAACCGGTGATTCGGTTCCGGGTTCCGAAACACCAAACCTACGAATGGGATGACATGGTGAAGGGGCACGTTTCCTTTGACTCAGATACCATCGGGGGCGACTTTGTTATCGTAAAACGGGACGGAATGCCGACCTATAACTTTGCGGTTGTGGCTGATGATCACAACATGGCCATTAGTCACATTTTCCGTGGTGATGACCACGTTGCTAACACCCCCAAACAACTAATGATTTACGAAGCCTTCGGTTGGGAGGCACCCAAGTTCGGTCACATGAGCTTGATTATTAGTGCCGACACGGGCAAAAAACTCAGTAAGCGGGACGAAACGGTGCTGCAGTTCATTGAACAGTACCGGAACCTGGGGTACCTTCCGGAGGCCCTGTTCAACTTTATCGTGCTCCTTGGTTGGTCGCCGGTCGGAGAAGACGAGATTTATTCTGAAAAGCAGTTCATCAAGATGTACGATGAAAAGCGGTTGAGTAAGTCACCCGCCACCTTTGATAACAAAAAGTTGGAATGGATTAATAACCGCTACGTGAAGGACAGTGACGAAGACGTTGTGGTTGATTTGGCCCTCCAACAACTGATTAAGGCCGGGAACCTGCCAGATAATCCGGACGCCAAAACGATTGAATGGGCGCGGAAGTTGATTGACGTGTATCGGCGGCAAATGAGCTACATGGCCCAGATTAATGAGATGGCCGCGGTTTTCTTTACGGAACCAGACCAGGTCGACGGCGAAGCGCTTGCCGAGTTAAACAATGACACTGCTCCGGTGGTTCTACGCGAATTTGCGGCGAAGTTACGGGACCTACCCCTCTTTGACAAGGTTGCTATTTTGCGGACCATCAAGGAAGTGCAAAAGGAAACGGGGATTAAGGGGCGGAAACTCTGGATGCCGATTCGCATTGCCGTTACCCACGAGATGGAAGGACCAGAACTACCCGAATCAATCGAATTGATTGGCCGCACCAAAGCCCTGCAACATGTGGACCAAACCCTGACCCAACTCGATGCAAACTAA
- the cysS gene encoding cysteine--tRNA ligase, translating to MKLQVYNSLHNQLETFTPLEPGKVKMYVCGPTVYNYIHIGNARSVVAFDTIRRYLEYLGYEVTYVSNFTDVDDKLIKAAQAEHVTVLELADRYIQAYYEDTQALNVQPATVHPRATDNIAEIIAFVQDLIEKGDAYQVEGDVYYRARRFASYGELGHEDLDTLEHGASEHVASAELAKKEDPIDFALWKAAKPGEIAWDSPWGAGRPGWHIECSVMATKYLGNTIDIHGGGIDLEFPHHENERAQSEAKTGQTFVRYWLHNGFVTVGAADEKMSKSQGNFVTVHELLKTVDPQVLRLLMATTQYRRPIRFSEAGLAEAQTNLKKLQTAYQNLSYRLQDAEPGSDFKLEQEVRQVQADFQDAMNSDFNVQNGIASVYELAKLSNVYAQRPVVFQATLTLMQQRLAGLAAIFGIKLATEELADADVEALIAEREQARADKDFARSDAIRDQLREQGIVLEDTPQGTRFRRES from the coding sequence ATGAAATTACAAGTCTACAATTCACTGCATAACCAGCTCGAAACTTTTACCCCCTTAGAACCGGGAAAAGTGAAGATGTATGTCTGTGGACCGACCGTTTACAACTATATCCACATTGGAAATGCGCGGAGTGTGGTCGCATTTGATACCATTCGGCGTTATTTAGAATACCTAGGGTACGAGGTGACCTATGTGTCCAACTTTACGGACGTGGATGACAAGCTGATTAAAGCGGCTCAGGCCGAGCACGTAACGGTTTTGGAACTAGCCGATCGCTACATTCAAGCGTACTACGAAGACACGCAGGCTTTAAACGTGCAACCAGCAACGGTGCACCCCCGCGCGACGGATAATATCGCGGAGATCATTGCATTTGTCCAGGATTTAATTGAAAAGGGGGATGCCTATCAAGTCGAGGGGGACGTTTACTACCGAGCTCGTCGGTTTGCTAGTTACGGGGAACTCGGACATGAGGATCTTGATACCCTAGAACACGGCGCAAGTGAACACGTGGCGAGTGCCGAACTGGCCAAAAAGGAGGACCCGATTGACTTTGCCCTCTGGAAAGCGGCTAAGCCCGGAGAAATTGCGTGGGACTCACCGTGGGGAGCAGGCCGGCCTGGTTGGCACATTGAGTGTTCCGTGATGGCCACCAAGTATCTCGGCAACACGATTGACATTCATGGCGGAGGCATCGACCTCGAATTTCCTCACCACGAAAACGAACGGGCCCAAAGTGAGGCCAAAACGGGTCAAACCTTTGTTAGGTATTGGTTGCATAACGGCTTTGTGACCGTGGGAGCAGCGGATGAAAAAATGAGTAAGTCGCAGGGAAACTTTGTGACCGTGCATGAGTTATTGAAAACCGTTGATCCACAAGTCCTCCGGTTATTAATGGCAACCACGCAGTACCGGCGGCCCATCCGGTTTAGTGAAGCGGGGCTTGCTGAAGCTCAGACCAATCTGAAAAAGCTCCAAACCGCTTACCAAAACCTAAGTTATCGGTTACAAGATGCAGAACCCGGGAGTGATTTTAAGCTGGAACAAGAGGTCCGGCAGGTGCAAGCGGACTTTCAAGATGCGATGAACTCAGATTTCAACGTTCAAAATGGGATTGCCAGTGTGTATGAGCTTGCGAAGTTGAGCAACGTGTATGCCCAACGACCGGTCGTCTTTCAAGCCACGTTAACCCTAATGCAGCAACGGCTAGCGGGGTTAGCTGCCATTTTTGGGATTAAGCTCGCCACTGAAGAACTGGCCGATGCGGACGTGGAAGCGCTGATTGCGGAACGGGAACAAGCCCGAGCTGATAAGGATTTTGCCCGCAGTGATGCCATTAGAGACCAGCTCCGCGAACAGGGGATTGTGTTAGAAGATACTCCCCAGGGAACGCGGTTTAGAAGGGAAAGTTAG
- a CDS encoding Mini-ribonuclease 3 yields the protein MKDAEHNVDVRQLNGITLAYMGDAIYEVGIRRHLIEAGLTKPNRLQHRATRYVSAKAQAGLIALMEAEDCLTSEEWDFYKRGRNAKSYTHAKNTSVITYRVSTGFEALFGFLALTEQTARITELTQWCITQVEAGRVRYAK from the coding sequence ATGAAGGATGCGGAACACAACGTGGACGTGCGCCAGTTAAACGGAATTACATTAGCCTACATGGGAGATGCCATCTACGAAGTTGGCATTCGACGGCACTTGATTGAAGCGGGACTAACTAAGCCTAACCGGTTACAACACCGGGCAACTCGGTACGTTTCTGCCAAGGCGCAAGCGGGGTTAATTGCGTTAATGGAAGCTGAAGACTGCTTAACTAGTGAAGAATGGGATTTTTATAAGCGTGGTAGAAACGCCAAGAGTTATACCCATGCTAAAAACACCAGCGTGATTACCTACCGGGTGTCCACGGGGTTTGAAGCCCTCTTTGGGTTTTTGGCTTTAACCGAACAAACAGCGCGAATTACTGAGCTAACCCAGTGGTGTATTACACAAGTTGAGGCGGGGAGAGTACGATATGCCAAGTAA
- the rlmB gene encoding 23S rRNA (guanosine(2251)-2'-O)-methyltransferase RlmB, which translates to MPSKQTSDFIIGRHPAVAALRNPAQTINKVFLQTGINRNDQTIQTIVRLAKGRQLVLANAPKAKLDLMAEHQNHQGVVVACAAFQYASIDDLFANADQHEEPPFLVMLDNVADPHNLGSILRTADAAGVHGVIIPKRRSVGLTATVAKTAAGAMERVPVARVTNLVNTVRELKDRGMWVFGTEMHGTDYRRWDARGPVTLVIGSEGKGIAPLLKQNMDELLTIPMIGEIQSLNASVAAGLLMYQGFNSRHPLQ; encoded by the coding sequence ATGCCAAGTAAGCAAACAAGTGATTTTATTATTGGACGCCATCCAGCCGTGGCGGCCCTGCGGAATCCAGCCCAAACGATTAACAAGGTTTTTTTACAGACGGGAATTAACCGTAACGATCAGACGATCCAAACCATCGTGCGGCTAGCGAAGGGGCGCCAGTTGGTACTGGCAAATGCCCCAAAGGCCAAGTTGGATTTAATGGCAGAGCATCAGAATCACCAGGGGGTCGTGGTGGCGTGTGCGGCCTTTCAGTACGCTAGTATTGATGATTTGTTTGCCAATGCCGACCAACATGAGGAACCACCGTTTTTAGTGATGCTCGATAACGTAGCTGATCCGCATAACTTGGGGTCGATTTTACGAACCGCGGATGCTGCCGGCGTCCACGGGGTCATCATCCCCAAACGACGCTCGGTCGGTTTAACGGCTACGGTGGCGAAAACTGCGGCCGGGGCAATGGAGCGGGTGCCCGTCGCCCGGGTCACGAACCTGGTTAACACGGTTCGGGAATTAAAGGACCGCGGGATGTGGGTGTTTGGCACTGAGATGCACGGCACCGATTACCGGCGTTGGGATGCCCGGGGACCCGTGACCCTTGTCATCGGAAGTGAAGGCAAGGGGATTGCGCCGTTGTTAAAGCAGAATATGGATGAGTTACTAACCATCCCGATGATTGGAGAAATTCAAAGCTTAAATGCCTCTGTAGCGGCAGGGTTGTTAATGTATCAAGGATTTAACTCGCGCCATCCGCTTCAATAA
- a CDS encoding NYN domain-containing protein, producing the protein MKKELLIVDGYNVIGDWPELNQLQRKDQLAEARDQLLWDLSEYQKYSGKEVIVVFDAMYVPGNARTVQVRNVQVVWTSKNETADSYIEALATREQSLFTQVEVATSDHAEQWTIFSAGALRISARELLREVRRSKVEIKQETKTYHDQALGNRINFNETEAQKLRDLYRRLNQD; encoded by the coding sequence ATGAAAAAAGAACTGCTGATTGTGGATGGTTACAACGTGATTGGCGACTGGCCCGAATTAAATCAGCTCCAACGCAAGGATCAGTTGGCCGAAGCGCGGGATCAACTGCTATGGGATCTTTCTGAGTACCAAAAGTACAGTGGTAAAGAAGTGATCGTGGTGTTTGATGCCATGTACGTGCCGGGGAACGCCCGGACGGTCCAGGTCCGCAACGTTCAGGTCGTTTGGACCAGTAAAAACGAGACGGCGGATTCGTACATTGAAGCCCTGGCAACGCGGGAACAATCGTTGTTTACCCAGGTTGAAGTGGCGACTAGTGATCATGCGGAGCAGTGGACGATTTTTAGTGCCGGTGCGTTACGAATTTCGGCCCGAGAACTACTCCGTGAGGTTCGCCGGTCAAAAGTTGAAATCAAACAGGAAACCAAAACTTATCACGATCAGGCCCTGGGGAATCGGATCAACTTTAATGAAACTGAGGCCCAAAAATTACGGGATTTATATCGACGCTTAAATCAGGATTAG
- a CDS encoding sigma-70 family RNA polymerase sigma factor has protein sequence MGSKLSYQFDSATLQAAKTNEEHFVRLFHQFAPVYLKLWHDFYLRDMDLNDWSQEAALVFIRTLHRYDLTKRVTFGSFYKTNLRNHLFDLLRKKNAQKRIPERLQASFSACPDYYAETIQDEAVPNPLKCCELTERLQQMGATCSAFERQVLSASLRQQTVTQIARRFSVDEQQVHNALVRCKRKYHQLKN, from the coding sequence ATGGGATCTAAGTTAAGTTATCAGTTTGATAGTGCAACGTTACAAGCAGCTAAAACGAATGAGGAACACTTTGTCCGGTTATTTCACCAGTTTGCCCCGGTTTACCTAAAGTTGTGGCATGATTTTTACCTCCGGGATATGGATTTAAATGATTGGAGTCAAGAAGCCGCGTTGGTGTTCATTAGGACCCTGCACCGGTATGACCTCACCAAACGAGTGACCTTTGGCTCCTTTTATAAAACCAACTTGCGCAATCATTTGTTTGATTTGTTACGCAAAAAGAATGCGCAAAAACGAATTCCAGAGCGCTTGCAAGCCTCGTTTAGCGCGTGTCCCGATTACTATGCCGAGACCATTCAAGACGAAGCGGTGCCGAATCCCCTAAAGTGTTGTGAACTGACGGAACGGTTGCAGCAGATGGGTGCAACTTGTTCGGCATTTGAACGGCAAGTCTTAAGTGCTTCACTCCGTCAACAAACGGTTACCCAGATTGCTCGGCGCTTTAGTGTTGATGAACAACAGGTTCATAATGCCCTCGTCCGGTGTAAACGGAAGTACCACCAACTGAAAAATTGA
- the rpmG gene encoding 50S ribosomal protein L33, translating to MTQTRVALACSVCGARNYQVAGGKLSHRLSLKKYCRHCGKQTLHQVTR from the coding sequence ATGACCCAAACTCGAGTTGCGTTAGCATGCTCTGTGTGTGGCGCCCGCAACTACCAGGTGGCGGGGGGAAAGTTGTCACACCGTTTAAGCTTAAAGAAATATTGTCGGCATTGTGGAAAGCAAACCTTGCACCAAGTAACCCGCTAG
- the secE gene encoding preprotein translocase subunit SecE — protein sequence MKRLWNFLKSVFVELKLITWPNAHQTRVDTTTVIGTTLFFTVFLGLIDWALETILLNAG from the coding sequence ATGAAGCGATTATGGAACTTTTTAAAGAGTGTTTTTGTTGAATTAAAACTGATTACGTGGCCCAATGCCCACCAAACCCGGGTGGATACTACCACGGTAATTGGGACGACCCTGTTCTTTACCGTTTTTCTCGGTTTAATTGACTGGGCGTTAGAAACCATTTTACTGAATGCTGGTTAA
- the nusG gene encoding transcription termination/antitermination protein NusG — protein MVESVEKQWYVLHTYSGYENKVKENLESRRDSMGMQDYIFDVVVPETETHEVKNGKEKVVMDKTFPGYVLVQMVMTDRAWYVVRNTPGVTGFIGSHGQGSKPNPLLPEEVDRVMASLGMQATVQPLDSQVGDTVTIVEGAFKGLSGKITSIDNEKGKLKVNIDMFGRETSTELDFHQVKPLTLE, from the coding sequence ATGGTAGAATCGGTCGAAAAACAGTGGTATGTATTGCACACATACTCCGGATACGAAAATAAAGTGAAGGAAAACTTGGAGTCACGGCGCGATTCCATGGGCATGCAGGATTACATTTTTGACGTGGTGGTTCCCGAAACGGAGACCCACGAAGTGAAAAATGGGAAAGAAAAGGTCGTAATGGATAAAACGTTCCCCGGATACGTTTTGGTCCAAATGGTAATGACCGATCGGGCTTGGTACGTGGTTAGAAATACCCCTGGGGTAACTGGATTTATTGGGTCACACGGGCAGGGTTCCAAGCCCAATCCACTCTTACCAGAAGAAGTGGATCGGGTAATGGCGAGCCTCGGGATGCAAGCAACGGTGCAACCACTCGATAGCCAGGTTGGGGATACGGTGACGATTGTCGAAGGGGCCTTTAAGGGCTTATCTGGCAAGATCACGAGTATTGATAACGAAAAGGGCAAGTTGAAAGTTAACATTGACATGTTCGGACGAGAAACTAGTACCGAATTAGACTTTCACCAGGTTAAACCCCTGACGCTGGAATAA
- the rplK gene encoding 50S ribosomal protein L11, whose amino-acid sequence MAKKVADIVKLQIAAGKATPAPPVGPALGQAGVNIMEFTKDFNARTADQAGMLIPVVITVYEDHSFEFVTKTPPAAVLLKKAAGVESGSGEPNTKKVASVTKDQVKEIAETKMQDLNAADVDAAMRMIEGTARSMGFTVEG is encoded by the coding sequence GTGGCTAAAAAAGTAGCTGATATCGTCAAGTTACAAATTGCAGCGGGTAAAGCAACACCTGCTCCTCCAGTTGGACCTGCATTGGGTCAAGCTGGGGTAAACATCATGGAATTTACAAAGGATTTCAACGCTCGGACTGCTGATCAAGCAGGAATGTTGATTCCAGTTGTAATTACGGTGTACGAAGATCATTCATTTGAATTCGTTACTAAGACACCACCTGCCGCAGTGCTCTTAAAGAAAGCTGCTGGCGTGGAATCCGGTTCTGGTGAACCTAACACGAAGAAGGTTGCTAGCGTAACCAAGGATCAAGTGAAGGAAATTGCCGAAACCAAAATGCAAGATCTAAACGCTGCTGATGTTGATGCAGCAATGCGTATGATTGAAGGTACTGCACGTAGTATGGGCTTCACCGTTGAAGGCTAA
- the rplA gene encoding 50S ribosomal protein L1 has product MARTRGKKYRAAAEQIDKSKAYSVAEAVQLVQKLDTANFDDSIEAVIKLNVDTKQADQQLRGAVVLPNGTGKDQKVIVFAKGDKAKEAEAAGADVVGDDDLAQRIMDGWLDFDVAVSTPDMMAQVGRLGRVLGPKGLMPNPKTGTVTMDVTKAVSDAKAGKVTYRTDRDGNIAVAIGKASFAPEKLVENFKTVQDVLVKNRPSSVKGTYIQNISVSSTFGPGVKVAPESF; this is encoded by the coding sequence ATGGCTCGAACAAGAGGAAAAAAATACAGAGCAGCTGCAGAACAAATCGATAAGAGTAAGGCTTACTCCGTCGCTGAAGCAGTGCAACTCGTACAAAAATTAGATACTGCCAACTTTGATGATTCAATCGAAGCAGTAATCAAATTAAACGTTGATACTAAACAAGCTGACCAACAATTACGGGGAGCCGTTGTGCTACCTAACGGAACTGGTAAGGACCAAAAAGTGATTGTGTTTGCAAAGGGTGACAAGGCTAAAGAAGCTGAAGCAGCCGGCGCGGACGTGGTTGGTGACGATGACTTAGCCCAAAGAATCATGGACGGATGGTTAGACTTTGATGTTGCCGTTTCAACTCCTGACATGATGGCTCAAGTTGGTCGGTTAGGACGGGTCTTAGGACCCAAAGGTTTAATGCCAAACCCGAAAACGGGGACGGTAACCATGGACGTAACTAAGGCCGTTAGTGATGCTAAAGCCGGGAAGGTAACTTACCGGACGGACCGGGACGGAAACATTGCCGTTGCGATCGGAAAAGCATCATTTGCTCCAGAAAAGTTAGTTGAAAACTTTAAGACGGTGCAAGATGTCTTGGTTAAGAACCGACCTTCCTCAGTGAAGGGAACTTACATTCAAAACATTTCTGTGTCATCGACGTTTGGCCCAGGAGTGAAGGTTGCTCCTGAATCATTCTAG
- the rplJ gene encoding 50S ribosomal protein L10: MPKKEVIDAKAKKVTEVADDFKEAVSAIVVNSRGLTVAQDTELRKELRDNGVKLMVIKNKILERAADESGHADLKEIFNGPSAVAFSHEDPIAPAKILKNFAEEHDALEIKGGIIEGEVASLDKINEFATLPSREELLATLASMLQAPIRNVAYAVKAVADSKADDDDAA, encoded by the coding sequence ATGCCAAAGAAAGAAGTTATTGACGCAAAAGCAAAGAAGGTTACCGAAGTTGCTGACGACTTTAAGGAAGCTGTTTCTGCAATCGTGGTTAACTCACGTGGGTTAACGGTTGCTCAAGATACAGAATTACGAAAAGAGTTACGTGACAACGGCGTTAAATTAATGGTAATCAAGAACAAGATTTTGGAACGGGCTGCTGATGAAAGTGGTCACGCTGATTTAAAGGAAATCTTTAACGGACCAAGTGCCGTTGCTTTCTCACACGAGGATCCAATTGCCCCGGCTAAGATTTTGAAGAATTTTGCTGAAGAACATGACGCCCTTGAAATTAAGGGTGGAATCATCGAAGGTGAAGTTGCTTCCCTTGATAAGATTAACGAATTTGCTACGTTACCAAGTCGCGAAGAATTGCTTGCAACCCTTGCAAGTATGTTACAAGCCCCAATCCGGAACGTTGCTTACGCTGTTAAAGCAGTTGCTGACAGTAAAGCAGACGACGATGACGCTGCATAA